The genomic interval TCGACAGCGAACCGATGCACTTCCGGGCTTTCAATGAAGTCCTGAACCCTTTGGAAATTGAGATCTCCTGGAAGGAATACTGCGAAGTATACATCGGTTTCGATGACCGGGATGCTTTTCGTGAAGCCTTCAAACTCAAACGAAAAAAAGTCAGCTCGCGCGACATCAAACATCTGATCAAACAGAAGGCGGAAGTTTTCCAGCACTATATTCACTCCGGCGAAGTTACGCCGCTGCCCGGAGCCGTAGAACTGATTAAAAGTATTCCCGTCCGACTGCCGCTGGCGCTCTGCAGCGGAGCGCTGCGCGAGGACATTGACCCCATCATTAAAAATCTGGGGATCGACGGCTGCTTCGACCAGATTATCACGGCGGAGGACACCCCCAAAAGCAAGCCTGATCCGGCTCCGTATATTCTCACCTGCAAAAAACTGAATATTGGGGATCCGTCCACGGCCGTCGCGATTGAAGACACCCCCGCCGGAATCATGTCAGCCAAAGGAGCCGGGCTGAAAGTCCTGGCTGTAACCAACAGCTATGACCGGGGTTATCTGATGGAAGCGGATGCGGTAACCGACTCCTTGGAAAAAGTGAGCCGTCCGCAGCTTGAAAATCTGATCGTGTAGTTTGCTGTACAAATGCCGGCGGAAGCACTCTCCGCCAGTCTAATCCAATCAACAAACAGATTCCTGCGAACCGGCAATATAGGTTTCGAGATTCCGGATTTTGAAATCCTTTTCCAGCAGCAGATATTTTACAACGTCGCCGATCGATACAATACCGCACAGCTGCTTGTCGCGCAGAACCGGAAGATGACGAATTCGCTTATCCGTCATAATCTGCATGCATTCATCAAGCGACGTATCCGGCGAAACGGTCGTTAATGTTTTCGACATAATATCGCCCACCGTCACATCTTCGACGCACAAACGCGGCAGTACCACTTTTCGAAAAACATCACGCTCCGAAAGAATGCCCTTCACTTCACCTTCATCCATCACCAGTGCTGTACCTGCCGAACGCGTGCACATCAGATCCACCACATCATGCAGCGGCTGCTCCGGTTTAACCGTTAAAACATCATGCCCTTTGGAATCCAGCAGGTTGGAAACATTACTCATTGCGACCTCCATATACTTTTTCGCTCTTGCTCAAAGACCAGTATAGTCCGTAAACGGAAATCAACAAGCAGTTGTTGACTCAGATCATATGCAAGGTTTTGTCAGCCACCTTTTCGCCGTCCAGCCAGGTAATCAACCGCCACGTCCCTTTTTTATCCTCAACCGGTGCCCAGATGGTATCCCCAGAAAAAAACGGAAGTCGTTGGTCTTTACATAAAGCTCCCCATCAAACGGCGCCGCAGTTTTTCCATCGGCATCTTTAAACGGCGGGTGCTCAATGCGGAACGTAATTCTGCTGTTGCGGGCATTCTGTATCCGGAGAATATAACCGAACTCAATGTCCAGTTCGGTTTTAATCTCCGCCGTGATTTTTACAAGGTTCGGAAGATCCCTGCTGTTGCGGTCCCACCCATCGTACAGCCCGTAACTGTGCATCGTCACTTCCGGTTTTTTCTTTGCCATATGTCCGTCCTTCCAGCGCTACCCCTTCTTTTTGAACGAACATCTGCCGATTTTCTTATAGGAAAAAATCAGTTCAAAATCGGTCGTCTCATCGGCATCCGGCACAAAAGCCTCAACCTCCTCAAACCGGACATCAGCTTTCAGCAGCGAATAAATCTCATCAAAATACGGAAGATGGTCTGAAGAAACATGCAGACAGCCTCCGCTTTCCAGTGTCCGGTACAGCGCATCCATGAACGGCGGATTGAACAGGCGATTATCATGGTGCCGCTCTTTCGGCCAAGGATCCGGAAAGAAAAAATAATAATTCGCCACATAGTCGGAAGGCATCAGATAATTGATCGCATAATAGCCCTCCATGCGGAACAGCCGGCAGTTTTCTCTGCCTGCACGCTCGCAGCGCCGGCCGCTGCTGTTGATGCGGCCCAGCTGGCGCTCGATACCCAGGAAATTAATCTCCGGGAATTTGCCGGAACGCGCCACCAGAAAACGCCCTTTTCCTGATCCGATATCCACTTCAAGCGGATGTTCAGGATGAGGAAACTCCGCCTTGAAATCGATCAGGTCCAGCCAGTTGTCCGGCATAATCCGTAATACGGTCTTCTTTTTTCTGCTCATAGGCGGCATACTTTTTCCGAATTAGTGAGCGGAGGGCAAGTAAATCCAAATGGGAATCGCTGATAGAGACTATATGCGCGAACCGCAGAAAGAACCCAGACTGCGGAAACCGAAAGCAAAAATACCGAAAGCGGGCAATAAACCGCCTTTTCTCAAACGTCTCCGGTTCTGGATATGGAACCTTAAAAACCGCTGATCAAATTCTATCCCACGCGTTATAAACAGGTAACGCAATCCCCTCCGATTTATTTAAAAAAAGTTGATTTAAGGGCCTTGACGAAGGTCCGTCGGATGGGTACCTTATGCGCTCGTTTCTACGAAAAACTGCGGGCGTAGTTCAATGGTAGAACCCCAGCCTTCCAAGCTGGTTACGACAGTTCGAATCTGTTCGCCCGCTCCATTTTAAAGGACCTTCCTTAACCGGAAGGTCCTTTTTCGTTGCTGAAGTAGCTAGGTCGCAAGAACTGACTGCGGCGAATTCAGGCCTCTCCGAATCCTTTCGGCATCGGAATATTCGCATCAATTTCGCGTTGCACTTTTTCCGCAGCGGCTCGAATGCCTTCTTTACGCAGAATCTCGACATAGAATGAAGTCAGCCCACGTTGCTCCGCATCGTTGATGTACGGGTCGATTTCCGCCGGATGAATCACTTTCGCCTCTGCTTCGGTATCCCCGAACCGGCAGTCGAAATCCCAGAAATCCACGCCTGCAGGCAGTTCCCTGCGGCGCTCCCGTTTGATGTATTTGCGGATCTCATGCTTCACCGCTTCAATCATACGCGGATATTTTATTTTCGAATGAGTCAGATTAAATGTCTTTTTCATAATAACGTCCCATGGTCAGCCGAAGAGATCATCTCCGGGCAGTGCGCCGTTCTCAAAGCCCGCATCCGCGGGCAGGTTCTTTGGGTTCGATGCCGCAACGGCCAGCGCATCGCACCGTTCATTTTCCGGATGGTGGTTATGCCCTTTCACCCATGTAAACTCGACCTGATGCACCGCACACAGATCCAGCAGTTCAGCCCATAGATCGGGGTTTTTCGCCGGTTTTGACGGTGAAAGTTTCCATCCCCTGGACCGCCATTTTTCAGCCCAGCCTTTTACCATGGCGTTAACCACATATTTTGAATCACTGGTCAGCACCACGCGGCACGGTTTCTTCAGAGCCTTCAGCCCCTCAATACAGGCCAGCAGTTCCATCCGGTTATTGGTCGTTTTTCGAAATCCGCCGGACAGCTCTTTCTTCCGGTCGCGGGAAACCAGCACCACACCGTACCCGCCCGGGCCCGGATTTCCGCGGCACGCCCCATCCGTATACATTTCAATCACATCAGACATGATTTTCATCCACAGATTGCACGGATTATTCGGATTAAAAAACCGGAGTAATCCGTGTAATCAGTGGATTTAACAATCAGGCAATTTCCCGGAACTGAATCTTCAAATCCCGCGCAAGTTTGATGATGCGCTTTTCATCACTCGGAGTTATCAGCACCAGCGAAATGCCCGATTTGCCCGCCCGGCCGGTGCGGCCGCTGCGGTGCGTGTAATATTCATTTTTTTCCGGCAGCTGATGATGGATCACAAAAGAGAGATTATCCACATCGATGCCGCGCGCCGATACATCGGTCGAAACCAGCAGGCGCACGCGCCCCTTTTTGAACATCCGCATAATCTTGTCGCGCTCGCTCTGCATCAGATCACCGTGCAGCACGGCATGAGTGATGCCCGCCTTTTCGAGCGATTGACCGAAATCAATCGTATCCTGCCGCGTACGGCAGAAAATCACCCCCTGCTGCTGGCCGCGCTCCTTCAGAAAGTCGAGGATCTGCTCCAGCTTTTCCCCCTCTTTGCAACGAATCAGCAGATGCCGGATATCCGGATTCACAATGTGCTGTTTATCGACTTTCAGAAACGGCGACTCATCACCGAGATGTTTGCTGATCATTTTTTTTATGCCCGCCGGCATCGTCGCTGAAAACAGCCAGACATTCCGCTGCCCCGCGGTCAGTTTCAGCACGGCATCAATATCCTCGCGAAAGCCGAGCTTCAGCATTTCATCGGCTTCGTCCAGCACCACGGTCCGAACTCCGGAGAGATCGACCGCCTTGCGCCGCACCAAGTCCATTAGGCGCCCCGGCGTCGCCACCAGCACCTGCGTCGGACGCTTCAGCGCCTCAATCTGCACATCAATTTTATCCCCGCCACACACGACATAGGAAAACATGCGCTCGGTATATTTCGTAAAACGGAACAGCTGCTTCTGCACCTGCTTCGCCAGCTCCCGCGTCGGTGCCAGCACCAGACCCTGAATCTGCGGATTTTTCGGATCCATCGACGCCAGCAACGGCAGCCCGAACGCCGCGGTCTTCCCGGTACCCGTCTGCGCCTGGGCAATGAAATCGGTCTGTTTCCCGAGAATCATCGGAATCGTTTTCGCCTGAATGCCTGTAGGATGCTTAATCCCCAGCTCATTCAGTCCTTTAATATAATCGTCGGTTATTCCGAGCGCTTCAAATGATTTCATAGCCATTGGTCCTATCCTGAAAATTTGTGCAAGCGGGGGAACCTGAACGTTTAACCCTGCCAATACGAGCTAAATGCTCGAAAAAGGCTATCCAAACTCTTCAAAAAGATACATACCCCGTTTCCGAAGAATCCCAAGACTTATACCACTTGCTGAAACATACGGGTATATTTTTACCACCCGCTCCGCTGGAGGACCTCGGAGAACTCAGAATCCTTCCTCCGTGTTCCTCTGGGTCCCTCGTGGTGAAACTTCGGAGATTCCGGACGACGAGGTTTATACCGAGAAGGTATCAAGCAGGGTATTATGTACCGCAGGCGGCCCGCCTGCTCCCGACAATCAACGGCCCTGAAAAAATCATTGAAAACCGATCTCACGCAAAGGCACAGAGAACGCGGAGCACTGGCCTGAATGATTCACGCGACAGATGCGGTACAGATACGAAACGTCGAAAAGTATAGTGTAGCTGCCTACCCCGAGCCCCCGCCTTAAATCCGAGGACCGACCCTTTTTCCGGAGAAGTAATCAATATACTCACCCATACCAAAAAAGACTCGAGAGGGGTCTCGTGAACCCCGCTCAAAATCAAGAGTGATTTCAAATTCATACGAACTCATCCATTCGCCCCCTCAACAATTTTATTACATTCGGTAACAACATACTCCGGAATGGTGTCGAATTTGGCAGGATCAAGCTGACAGACAAATTCATTTTCGATGTGATATGTCTGCTTAATGAATTTTTCGATAACAGCATCATTTTCGTCATGATCAATAAGCCGACACACCTGGAGCTTCTCATACCCATTCGTACATGAAGCGTACAAGAGCTTCATTTGATTGACATTAGTAATACGGTTCAAAAGTGAAGGATATGAAAAACCTGCTAGATAATTTAATACTTCAGCACATCCGTTATCAAACTTGGCCTGTTCCATTTCTGGGTGATGGCCGTCTGCATCTCTCGGCTCACGGGTGTCAACTCCACGATCTTTGTTGTTCCTTTTGTGCAATAAGTTCGATAATATTTGATATGCATCACCTTTTTCATCTGTAATCTCGAAGTGCCGCCTCAAGTAGATCAACTTAATAATATCATCTTTCTCTGAATTAAGTGCATTCTTACAAATTTCAGCAAATGTTTGAACATCGTGTTTCTCGATAGATAGTTCCTCAATGATGCCAGCTTTCAGCTTGAGAAATGATGCTGTTGTTTGGTTGCGGAACCTGTGGGATAAGGCTTTGACTGTATCGATGATGGGCTCTACATCGTGTGTAAGCATTAATACGGTTTTATTCTTTAAGCATGAGTTCGCATCACGCCGGAAAAGCATCTCGAGAATAGCGTATTTCTTGTTTTTATCAAACGACGATATTGGATCATCCAGAATGATCAAATCCGGTTTTTTTGATAAACATTCGTACATAAACAATACGATCGAAAATGCATTTCTCTCTCCGAAACTAAGGTGCTGATTTCCACCACTGAGATGAGTGTCATGATCCAAATGCCGAAGCTTAAGCTGCGCCTGCTCTCCCTCGCCGGAAATATTAACCGCATACCGATATCCTGCATAGGCAAGGAAGGTATTGATGTCTTTTTCATGCTTTTCAACAACTCTTTGCATCTCTCGGCGCTGTTGAGCAACTTTCCCTTGAAGCAAACCGGCCTTTTCTATCATGGCATCGATAGATGTATTAATAGGTGTTATGGCCTCTTGGGTCTTTTGGGAGTTGAGCTTTTCAATAAAAGATAGGTCAATTTTATATGAAGGGAGCACTTCGGCGACTTTGTCACCATCCTTGAACTGAAAACCGGAAAGAGTCCGGAGTTTCTCAAGCTTACCGACAAATGAGTCGATTTGGTTTTTAACATCAATCAGGAAATCAACATGTTCTTTCTCAATTCCATCTTTCAATGTTGTGATTATCGACAAACTGGACCGTGCAGTATCCGAAAAATAATCGCCGAGGCGGTCTATTACACCGATAATGGCAACCAAATTTTTAATAGTGTTCTTGTCGTATTCCTGACCGACCCTCTTTATCTGTTCCTTCTTATCGGCAGCATGTGAACTACAGAAAGGACAATTGTCGGACAGTTCTGCAAAATCATAACCTTTTGTTTGCCAGTCAACCCACCCAACGCTCTGCTGACTTTGGATAAAGGGTTTATACGATTCGAGACCAGCCGGGATATGTTCAATTTTATTTCCTCCAGCCAAACCTTTCATACCAGAGGATGCCTTGGAAATTCCCGTTTTGGTTAGCTTGAAAGCATTTCCCATCTCTTTGAGGGTGGCAATTAATGCCTCCAACTCATCATTATTTACGAACAGTTGCTTGATTTCGGCAACAAGTTCTTCGATTTCCTGCTCCTTCTTCCTGTAAGCATCCGTCTTAATGAAAATCTCAAAGCTATTGCTGAGCAATTCATCCGGCTTGAAAACGAACTGGCTCACATATTCTTCGTTGAAGCACATGACTTGCTGAAGCGTATCCAGTCCATTTACTTCCGGCCGTTTATCTTCGGGATTTCCTGCCTTCAACTTAAACGGCAAAAGCTTACCCAGATCCGAACCAGAAGCTCCAAGAACAATACCCTGCGCTATCGTGCTCTTTCCGGTTCCGTTGGGAGCAAACTTAATATTTAGTTTATTCTCAGCCAGTGTAATGTTCGCTAAATCAATATTATTGCAGTTCTTAATTTCGATGTTCATAACTCATCCTTCGCAACCAGCTTACCCCACCATTTTTCAGCATCCGCAATGCTGTATTTGGTGAGAAAGTCTGCCTCGCTTTGCGCACCTTCACCTTCAGCAACATTGGCTCCAACCGATGTTCCAGCGCGTAACAACTGGTTGCTGAGTGTTCGATTGATGCCCGGCTTCTCATCCAGAACCTGACAGACTCGAATGATTCGTAATGCAAAATCTTTGGTTCTATCCGGCAGGTCCCTTTTCATTCTTTCACCTTTCAACGTTCACCCTTCACCCTTTGTATTTTTCACCCCTCACCCTTTACACTTCACCCTTTAACACCCTGCCTAGGATTGCTGCATAAACGCCCGCACCACCCGC from Verrucomicrobia bacterium S94 carries:
- a CDS encoding HAD family phosphatase, which gives rise to MLSAVIFDFDGIIVDSEPMHFRAFNEVLNPLEIEISWKEYCEVYIGFDDRDAFREAFKLKRKKVSSRDIKHLIKQKAEVFQHYIHSGEVTPLPGAVELIKSIPVRLPLALCSGALREDIDPIIKNLGIDGCFDQIITAEDTPKSKPDPAPYILTCKKLNIGDPSTAVAIEDTPAGIMSAKGAGLKVLAVTNSYDRGYLMEADAVTDSLEKVSRPQLENLIV
- a CDS encoding CBS domain-containing protein, whose translation is MEVAMSNVSNLLDSKGHDVLTVKPEQPLHDVVDLMCTRSAGTALVMDEGEVKGILSERDVFRKVVLPRLCVEDVTVGDIMSKTLTTVSPDTSLDECMQIMTDKRIRHLPVLRDKQLCGIVSIGDVVKYLLLEKDFKIRNLETYIAGSQESVC
- a CDS encoding tRNA (guanosine(46)-N7)-methyltransferase TrmB codes for the protein MPPMSRKKKTVLRIMPDNWLDLIDFKAEFPHPEHPLEVDIGSGKGRFLVARSGKFPEINFLGIERQLGRINSSGRRCERAGRENCRLFRMEGYYAINYLMPSDYVANYYFFFPDPWPKERHHDNRLFNPPFMDALYRTLESGGCLHVSSDHLPYFDEIYSLLKADVRFEEVEAFVPDADETTDFELIFSYKKIGRCSFKKKG
- a CDS encoding ribonuclease HI, translated to MSDVIEMYTDGACRGNPGPGGYGVVLVSRDRKKELSGGFRKTTNNRMELLACIEGLKALKKPCRVVLTSDSKYVVNAMVKGWAEKWRSRGWKLSPSKPAKNPDLWAELLDLCAVHQVEFTWVKGHNHHPENERCDALAVAASNPKNLPADAGFENGALPGDDLFG
- a CDS encoding DEAD/DEAH box helicase yields the protein MKSFEALGITDDYIKGLNELGIKHPTGIQAKTIPMILGKQTDFIAQAQTGTGKTAAFGLPLLASMDPKNPQIQGLVLAPTRELAKQVQKQLFRFTKYTERMFSYVVCGGDKIDVQIEALKRPTQVLVATPGRLMDLVRRKAVDLSGVRTVVLDEADEMLKLGFREDIDAVLKLTAGQRNVWLFSATMPAGIKKMISKHLGDESPFLKVDKQHIVNPDIRHLLIRCKEGEKLEQILDFLKERGQQQGVIFCRTRQDTIDFGQSLEKAGITHAVLHGDLMQSERDKIMRMFKKGRVRLLVSTDVSARGIDVDNLSFVIHHQLPEKNEYYTHRSGRTGRAGKSGISLVLITPSDEKRIIKLARDLKIQFREIA
- a CDS encoding AAA family ATPase, producing MNIEIKNCNNIDLANITLAENKLNIKFAPNGTGKSTIAQGIVLGASGSDLGKLLPFKLKAGNPEDKRPEVNGLDTLQQVMCFNEEYVSQFVFKPDELLSNSFEIFIKTDAYRKKEQEIEELVAEIKQLFVNNDELEALIATLKEMGNAFKLTKTGISKASSGMKGLAGGNKIEHIPAGLESYKPFIQSQQSVGWVDWQTKGYDFAELSDNCPFCSSHAADKKEQIKRVGQEYDKNTIKNLVAIIGVIDRLGDYFSDTARSSLSIITTLKDGIEKEHVDFLIDVKNQIDSFVGKLEKLRTLSGFQFKDGDKVAEVLPSYKIDLSFIEKLNSQKTQEAITPINTSIDAMIEKAGLLQGKVAQQRREMQRVVEKHEKDINTFLAYAGYRYAVNISGEGEQAQLKLRHLDHDTHLSGGNQHLSFGERNAFSIVLFMYECLSKKPDLIILDDPISSFDKNKKYAILEMLFRRDANSCLKNKTVLMLTHDVEPIIDTVKALSHRFRNQTTASFLKLKAGIIEELSIEKHDVQTFAEICKNALNSEKDDIIKLIYLRRHFEITDEKGDAYQILSNLLHKRNNKDRGVDTREPRDADGHHPEMEQAKFDNGCAEVLNYLAGFSYPSLLNRITNVNQMKLLYASCTNGYEKLQVCRLIDHDENDAVIEKFIKQTYHIENEFVCQLDPAKFDTIPEYVVTECNKIVEGANG
- a CDS encoding four helix bundle protein, encoding MKRDLPDRTKDFALRIIRVCQVLDEKPGINRTLSNQLLRAGTSVGANVAEGEGAQSEADFLTKYSIADAEKWWGKLVAKDEL